The DNA sequence aggaagcgtaaatgtattagattatgaatctaatccatcattggatgtttcttcattatgaatgaagagataatcagatatctctttattatgactaaagagatatttggatggaaacattaaaagtaatgactttagtatgttccattatgaatgcaaaatatatattgccatatagaagcttacaacattattgtttggatgggaaagttcatttatgactctctattcggttccaaccagaaagtgtctctagtgtaccgacactacgacactaatggggcgatagctcaagccagggaatcaaggtctcatcaagatccgaactcaaatgagagactaaaccacatgattaagaatcatgtataatggtgacgtcattattctcaaggttgcttctatggataacatatagatatccattgtctaggcctactattcagccatttatgaaatgactacagaagaggtatcatcactgatgaacaagctgattggctctagtgcaagtgggagattgttggaaatgtgccctaaaaccaatcatatgatgatactttacggacatttcacaagttaaactaatgtagtttaaatataaagggcaaagattattgttttaagccgtctcatataaatgttatatgtttaaacgataagtccaaggaatatgtgattgggagaatgcaatctaaagaagttagattcatgagaccattctttcgtatacatatcctaaatgttcctgatcataggattgccaattgggcattgacagtccgttaagatcagtacgtgctgtgtcttctctcaatgagagtgactagtctcgagtcattggtgtgtgtgacatcaagacaagtacgtaggtgctcaatagagaatgagttcactgaacacgatcaacgaagagttctcatattcatgtcacatgagaactcatgattgggataatgcaaagtagtcctttgacctgaggcatcatagttttcttgtggttaagtctttgatctttgattatgtcaaaagtcactccaaaaggagggtgtccatggcatagttggggttaagccatttagctatggaggcaagtgaatgcgcaacaagagatctctaacctttaaactgtttgagggagaatactctatgatatgattaagaatctctggccagagtatgaatgagatttaggaaagtcgttccaaatcacattcaaggtaatcatataagcacacgaattacattggatagtagacatgaataaactatcaaaccaaacaatgtggtcaagagtattgtattagagaaagaccgtattgcatttgtaatcctaaactgaataggttctctacctcttctaattagcttgggtaaccatgatatgctgctaggtgtcactcttggtttgtggaagccctaaacgtgtataaacactaaagggagaattgaaagtaagtttcaattcacaatcgatttgaaagagttttaattgcccactgcctcgctaaaaggaacctaacggatcgtacaccgtgtaaggtggagattgaagaaacaatggagatgagtaagaataattaaatggtttaattatttatttatggcaatgattaattaatatgttaattaatcaaacgaataagtccgttaaagacctcaggatagttttggaccttaaggcccaatgggcttcgaacgtcaagcccattgacttaagttgtatgacaatttaatgaataaagattcacaaaggcccaaaagcccaaatcccttatgtggccggccatgtgtgttgaattagggtttttggttctttaggtcatttaaagaagtgactatataaagaactttataacctaaaattcattaagggttcttttggagaaaattggagagaacatgtctctcccttttctctctaaagaggccggcccccttggagggattagctagcaatcccactcctccaaggtcactcatttcttctccaatctaaccttggtgtagacacttagaggttctcaattttgggaacttggagaaccatattcttccatccaaatccatggatctaagaagcaaggaatgaaggccctctccttgggtgattagcctttgcttatgcaaagaggaatctacaaaggtataaatttctcaactcactttgatttgagttgagtcttggttcaccaatctactaggctttgaatttcatgggtaatgttttgtttttgaatgcatgcaagcatgattccgccttttaattgttaaatgcatgctatagatgttattcaaatgaacatgttttcacaaaatcatccttcatatACCCTATTTTTCCACAAGTGAAACATCCTCTGCTTCCTCTCTTACACTCGCCATAGTGACGGGTGTTACACATGCGACAAAACTGAACACTTGAACTGCTGGAGTTTCTTTGATTCTGAAAATGAGAACCACCAGCGGACCTGCCTTCTCTCTGAGGTGTATTGAAGTTAGAACCCCCGCTCGAGGATCCAGAGCTGTTTCCAttccttttaaaattttgagccCTTCTCGGGCCAAGTGATGATCGCCCCCTGTTATTGTACCTCTGGACATTCCCGCCAACATCCTCATCGTCAGGAGCATTCTTTGAATCTTCAATCCGAAGCAAGATCTCGAAGAACTCTTGGTAAGTAGCACAGAGAGTAGAAGTTGCTATAGTACGCCATTTCTTACAAGTTCCCCTCTTAAACAAACGAAACATCTCTTGGGGATTAGCAGCAGTCTCAGGGCAATAACGAGATAAGTCTGTGAACCTTCGATGATACTCAGTGGCTGACATATTGCCCTGCCTCAGATCTGTGAACTCATTTTTCTTACTATCCAAATACTCAGGATGGACAAATCTGGTCTGAAACAACTGTTTGAAAACATCCCAATCTATAACATCTACTTCAGATAAGGATCTCCTCTCATGATCCCACCAAGATTCTGCTCCCATTCAAAAGAACCAGTTCGCTATCTCGACCCATCTCTCTAGGGAAAGATTACCCTGCTTGTGCATAACTCGAAAAGTCTTCTCCACATGATCGAACCATATCTCTGACTTCTCCAATCCCTCATTACCAAAGAAATCATTAATCTTCAGGCGAGATACAATATCCAGAGTATTCCTCGTGGTAGGATGGAGTGAAGACTGAATAGCAGTGGCGATAGCCTTACCAAACTACCCAAAGTCCGGAAAGTTATTCTCAGCTGGAAAATGTGGCTCTCTATGAGGTGGCATGGTTCTGACATAAGAAAACAAGAGTTAAAACACACTAGGAAGTGCAGGATTGTCTAAACAgatgctttgataccaaactgacacaccccgacctggaaaggtcgaagcatgctggccat is a window from the Malus domestica chromosome 16, GDT2T_hap1 genome containing:
- the LOC139193125 gene encoding uncharacterized protein, with translation MGAESWWDHERRSLSEVDVIDWDVFKQLFQTRFVHPEYLDSKKNEFTDLRQGNMSATEYHRRFTDLSRYCPETAANPQEMFRLFKRGTCKKWRTIATSTLCATYQEFFEILLRIEDSKNAPDDEDVGGNVQRYNNRGRSSLGPRRAQNFKRNGNSSGSSSGGSNFNTPQREGRSAGGSHFQNQRNSSSSSVQFCRMCNTRHYGECKRGSRGCFTCGKIGYMKDDFVKTCSFE